DNA from Luteolibacter yonseiensis:
TGAACCAGTGCGTCAGGCCTCCCGTCACCCCGATCGCCGCCGGGTGAAATGTCGGCCAGCCTTCCCGGGTGAACGCGTGCGCCAGTTCCTCACCCACTTCCGTGTCCGCGGAGCCCAGGGCGACTTCGTTCGATGGTGTCCCCATTTCGCCGACGACCCTCAGGGCCTCGACGGCTTGCTGGCGTGGGTCCGCCACCACCTGTACCGAACCGTCCGGCCATGGTTGGCGGCGTTCGGTCCATGATTCAAGCGCCCTGCCGATGGGGGAAAAACCGGCAGCCTCATTCTCCGGCGCACCGATGAGCGCTGTCACCCGCTTCTCCCAAGCCAGCCAGGCGCGCTCGACCAGCGGTGGCATTTCCGCGACGCCTGCCAGGACGATGCGGGAAATCCCACCGGGCATGGACAGGCCTTCCGCGAGGATCCGGCTGCGGCTCTTTTCGCCCCAGCTCTGCAATTTTTTTTCCACCAACTCTTCCAACCTTGCGAGCGCCTGCCAGCGTTCCGCCTCCACCGTGTCGCGGAGTTTCCACGCCGCATTCGCCATCATCAGCCCGTTTTCCTGCAACGAATGCCGTAACCGGAGCATCTCCTGGGCGAGTCCGCCCGCCCAGTTCCGTTCCTCGCCCGGTGGTTCGGGAAACAACGCGCCGAATTCCGACCAATCTCCGATACTTTCCAAAACCTCCACCCAGGCCACCCGCTCGCTCCAATCTGTCGCCGCAACGGCATCACCGAACTGCAAAAACGAACCAGGTGTCACCACTTGCGGCGACATCACGGCGCCTGCCGCCTCGGCCAATGCCTCACGCAGCCGCCGTCCGCTCTGCGCGGTGGGCACCACCACCATCATCCCCGGCAGTTCCCCGCGCCGCTCCAGCAGCCAGGCAACCGTCTTCGCTAAAAACGGCCGGTCCCATCCGAGAAATACGCGCTCCACCATGGAGTCGAGCATCGGTGTGGAGGCTTGTGATGGGAATCAATTATTTCCCCCAATCCTCAGGCATCCACGTTGGCAGTCCGGCGATGGAGTTGCGGGCGGCTTCGCTGGTGGGGACGCCCCATGCCTGGAAGAACGGGCCGAGATTTTTTCCCGCCGCACGGGAGAAGCGGGTGAGCCATTGGTCGCGTTTCCCGTCGTCGTTTTTCGGACGTTCGCTGTCGGGGAGGGCAAGGTATTCGGCGAAGACCTTCTTGTAGGTGTCCCATCCGAAACCGGCGCGCAACTGGTCATACATGGTCAGGGCGAGGAACGGGTCGCTTTTCCAAACGGAGAATTTTTCCGAATCGGGGAGGGCGAGATAGGCCTTGAGGCGTTTCGCGACCTCGGGCGGATTCATGGCGTCGTGACCGGTGCCGGGAGGCAGCTTGCAGACGGTCTCCGAGACGTAGAGCGAGTAGAGGTTGCAGGTGACCTCCACGGTGCCGTCGAAGGTCCAGTCTCCTTTCTGGTGGTTGTGGCCGAGTTCGTGGAAGTGTCCCCAACTGCCGGCTCCGAGTTCCCTGGTGGAAAGCGACTGCTCCACACTGTGGTCCAGCCAGGTCATGATGGGATAGCCGCTGTGCATGTAGCCTGCGGAGATCTGCACGTCCGGGACGATTCTTTCCGGGCGTTTCCGTTCGCGGGGGATGGCGCTGAGGTCGGCCTCCGCGTCCAGGATCTTGTCCCAGAGGGTGAGGAGTTCGTCAGGATTCTCAAGACGGCGTATCTTTGCGGATGGGACACTCAGGATGACCTTGCCGGTCTCCAGCTCCGCCCATGGCGCGGGGTGGTCACGGAGGGTCTTTTTCCAATCGGTGACCTTGGTTTTTCCGAGGACGAAGTGCGGGGCTTCGACCGCTCCGGAAATGGTGACCTGGATGGTGACGTGCGGGGCCTTTTCCGGGATATCGATGTAGATCAGTCCGCCGAACGGACTGGCGACGGAGGACTGCGGTTCCTTCAGCGGTTCGCGACGGGAGATTTCCGGGACTCGTTTCCAATCGTCCAGGTGCCACAGGGTGTCCGAGTGGCAGCCGATGCGCACCGACAGACCCTTGCCCGCCGTTTCCCGTGGAATGGTGATGCGGATGACTTCTCCGGGCGCGGCATAAAGTCCGGTGCTGTGCCACTGCGGAACCGCGGCGTCGATGTCCAGGGTACGGCTGACGCGTGGAGCGGATTTCGGAACAGGCCCGGGAAACACCTCGGCGGCGGGGTGGGGGCTGATCTGTTCCGGTTTGGTGTTGCGGAGCAGTTCGAGATCACGGGTGAGCATGAGCCTGCCGAGCGCGTCGGAGGAGCGGACGGGTTTGGCCTCGGTGGGAACGGGTGATCCCTTGCCGCCAAGGGTAGCGATTTTCGGCAGGAGGATCTTGTCTTCGGGTGAGATCGAGCGGATGGCATCGGACAAGGTGGCCGCACATTGGGCGAGGGCGGGAGGATCGAGTTTTTCCTTCCCCATGCGTCCGGATGCCAACGCGTCCAGCGCGGTTGTGGCGTTGAGGAGCGTGAGATTGCCGCCGGTGGAGAAGCCCTGCGGAAGTGTCTTGTCAGGAGTGCCGGCGGTGAAAGCGAGCCCTGCTTTCTGGAGCAGGAGATTTCCAGGATACTCGCCGGCGAGCTGGGCGTTTTCCTTGCGAAAGATCTGCACCCAGCCCCAACCGGTGGCTCCGGCCACCAGGCCTCCGCCGGATTGGATGAATTTTTCCAACGGGGCGATGTCGTCATTGGAGATCCAGAACGGTGCGACGAAAACGACGTCGAGACGGGAGATCTTCGTCGCCCACTCCTTGTCATCAAGCGCCACGGTGTCGAATCCCGCGGCTTTCAAATGCTCCATCAACGGCTCGTTTTTCAGGATGCCGATCTTTGGCTTCGCCTTGTCACCCGCGGCCCAGCGGGCGATATTGGGGAGCAGCGCGCCGTTGTCCGCGGTTTTCTCCGGTTTGAGGAACCCGTCATGACCAAAAACAACGATGCGTCCCTTCTGCCAGCGCGCTGCGGCGGCGATGGGGAGCAAGGCGTTTTTTCCATCCTTCCCTGCAACCAGAGGGAAGGCGTTCGGCCCGAAGGCTGTCACGCCACCCGGCAGCCCGCCGGTGTTCACCGCGCTCACGCCCTTCAGCATGGCCGCGCGGTCCGCATCATCAGTGGGTGCCGCAGGAACGGGAGCCACGAGGCAGGCGATGACAAGGGCGATCGAGAGGGTTTGTTTCATGGGTTTGTTATGGAATTATCTCGTGTTACGAAGTGGTTTTTTAAATTTTTTCGTAAAACAACGGACCGATGTGACCGCGCCTCCAATCCGCTGACACAAAAGCCCCGCGATCTTCCAATCGCGGGGCCTGTTCGCCGGGGGAATTCCCGCCCGGCTTGGAAAATCAGGCGAGGACCTGCTGGTGGAAGCTGTGCCAGTCATCGAGATTGTTCAGATTGATGGCGTCGCGGATCTTGCCTTCGTCGGGGATGCCGTTGGCACCGAGGATGGAGGTGCGCACGTCATCGGCATGGATGTAACCGGCGATGTCGGCATTGAGCTTCGCGACGGCGTCAGGATCCAGCGAGCCGCCGGATTGTTCGAGCACCCAGGCCTCCAGCTCGGGATAGGTGGGTTTGCTGTTGGAGATGAATTCCTCGAAGGCCGCCTTATCGAGACCCAGACCGGCGAGAACCATGCCATCATAGCCATTTCCGCAGGAGGGGTAGTCCGGGTGGAGTTTTCC
Protein-coding regions in this window:
- a CDS encoding M60 family metallopeptidase is translated as MKQTLSIALVIACLVAPVPAAPTDDADRAAMLKGVSAVNTGGLPGGVTAFGPNAFPLVAGKDGKNALLPIAAAARWQKGRIVVFGHDGFLKPEKTADNGALLPNIARWAAGDKAKPKIGILKNEPLMEHLKAAGFDTVALDDKEWATKISRLDVVFVAPFWISNDDIAPLEKFIQSGGGLVAGATGWGWVQIFRKENAQLAGEYPGNLLLQKAGLAFTAGTPDKTLPQGFSTGGNLTLLNATTALDALASGRMGKEKLDPPALAQCAATLSDAIRSISPEDKILLPKIATLGGKGSPVPTEAKPVRSSDALGRLMLTRDLELLRNTKPEQISPHPAAEVFPGPVPKSAPRVSRTLDIDAAVPQWHSTGLYAAPGEVIRITIPRETAGKGLSVRIGCHSDTLWHLDDWKRVPEISRREPLKEPQSSVASPFGGLIYIDIPEKAPHVTIQVTISGAVEAPHFVLGKTKVTDWKKTLRDHPAPWAELETGKVILSVPSAKIRRLENPDELLTLWDKILDAEADLSAIPRERKRPERIVPDVQISAGYMHSGYPIMTWLDHSVEQSLSTRELGAGSWGHFHELGHNHQKGDWTFDGTVEVTCNLYSLYVSETVCKLPPGTGHDAMNPPEVAKRLKAYLALPDSEKFSVWKSDPFLALTMYDQLRAGFGWDTYKKVFAEYLALPDSERPKNDDGKRDQWLTRFSRAAGKNLGPFFQAWGVPTSEAARNSIAGLPTWMPEDWGK
- a CDS encoding DUF5069 domain-containing protein; the encoded protein is MSQFIPLISSGTAGPLGVLHLPRLWLKASLGAAGKLHPDYPSCGNGYDGMVLAGLGLDKAAFEEFISNSKPTYPELEAWVLEQSGGSLDPDAVAKLNADIAGYIHADDVRTSILGANGIPDEGKIRDAINLNNLDDWHSFHQQVLA